A region of Papaver somniferum cultivar HN1 unplaced genomic scaffold, ASM357369v1 unplaced-scaffold_160, whole genome shotgun sequence DNA encodes the following proteins:
- the LOC113337548 gene encoding uncharacterized protein K02A2.6-like: MAEELNLGAIDVKEDSKLVTNKISGDFQVKEAHLEPYRAEAQELIARRGSTVIEHTIKSINKHADALATLAAKIQLNEADEGTMVVKRSALPSTRKEDASFELKDDWRTTYIEDLTREADDQLLPVKVLKQFFVVRGALYFRKSGGALSRCVGKLEAQEILNRVHEESCGQTEGIPLYRWLQRMGVYWPNMEVQAAVVQDKCDDCQAPSQQTEICSVEIEDWRWGLDIIGPIKPTSSGHHKYIITATEYSSKWVEVIPLRDYSGTGNAAFIKEHIIGRFGAPMIIRSDNGTSFVNQTVIDLLDQYGIKFHTSTVYYPQGNGQAEATNKTLLRILSRMVHDHHRSWHEQLPLALWAYRISKRSSTGASPYSLVYGEYATLRAEIAIPFARVAVSSLTIPDERDEKAGKFAANWQGPYMISEAAESGYYNLKRMNSSRINTPINGKWLKIYYT, encoded by the exons ATGGCCGAGGAACTTAATTTAGGAGCAATCGACGTCAAGGAAGACTCGAAGCTAGTCACAAACAAAATATCGGGTGATTTCCAGGTAAAAGAGGCGCATTTGGAACCATACCGAGCGGAAGCCCAGGAATTAATAGCGAGAAGAGGAAGCACCGTCATTGAGCATACTATAAAATCCATTAATAAGCATGCAGACGCGTTGGCTACCTTAGCGGCCAAGATACAATTAAACGAAGCCGACGAAGGCACCATGGTGGTAAAGAGAAGCGCATTACCCAGCACACGAAAAGAAGACGCATCATTCGAATTAAAGGATGATTGGAGAACAACATACATCGAGGATCTGACTAGAGAGGCGGACGATCAATTACTTCCCGTTAAAGTGTTGAAACAATTTTTTGTAGTCCGAGGAGCGTTATACTTTCGAAAATCCGGAGGTGCTCTATCACGATGTGTAGGGAAGCTAGAAGCGCAGGAAATACTGAATCGCGTCCATGAAGAGTCATGTGGACAAACTGAAGGAATCCCGTTGTATCGTTGGCTGCAGAGGATGGGCGTATACTGGCCAAACATGGAAGTCCAAGCAGCAGTAGTCCAAGATAAATGTGACGATTGTCAAGCGCCCTCACAACAGACGGAAATATGTAGTGTGGAGATAGAGGACTGGAG AtggggacttgatattattgggCCAATAAAACCAACTTCATCCGGGCATCACaagtacatcatcactgcgactgAATATTCTTCTAAATGGGTTGAAGTTATTCCTCTCCGGGACTACTCAGGCACCGGGAATGCTGCGTTCATCAAAGAACACATCATAGGTCGATTCGGTGCACCTATGATTATACGCTCGGATAATGGTACCTCTTTCGTTAATCAAACTGTCATAGATTTGTTGGACCAGTATGGCATCAAGTTCCACACCTCGACTGTCTATTACCCTCAGGGGAACGGACAAGCAGAGGCAACCAACAAAACACTGTTAAGAATACTAAGCCGCATGGTACATGATCATCATAGGAGCTGGCATGAGCAACTACCTCTTGCGCTCTGGGCATACCGCATTTCCAAGAGAAGTTCAACTGGTGCCTCCCCTTACTCTCTGGTGTATGGAGAATATGCAACACTGCGAGCAGAAATTGCAATACCTTTCGCACGCGTGGCTGTGTCCAGCCTCACTATCCCGGATGAG CGTGATGAAAAGGCAGGAAAATTTGCTGCAAATTGGCAAGGTCCTTATATGATTAGCGAAGCAGCGGAAAGCGGGTATTACAATTTGAAGCGGATGAATAGCTCACGCATCAATACTCCTATCAATGGTAAATGGCTTAAAATTTATTACACTTAA